From Vigna unguiculata cultivar IT97K-499-35 chromosome 5, ASM411807v1, whole genome shotgun sequence, the proteins below share one genomic window:
- the LOC114184575 gene encoding uncharacterized protein LOC114184575, translated as MTQILENLVCDRGNEPIEYRGLSAFTKHHPPKFEGKFNPEGAQRWITEIEKIFNAMGCHEEHKVTYATYMLIGEAENWWRVVNQTLPHEEGIVSWEDFKASFLENYFPKDLKKQKVREFLELKQGNMSIGEYASKFHELMKYWPYHQNNGEELCAHFENGLRADVRTTVSIFQITDLSTLVSKCRIYESSLKRKDVDMRIGGPMRTDKKYQVHVNKRPYQRPNTFYLGGTTNRNGNNNVDNDIKCYRCGGPHLRKDCNQIFPSCSHCGKAGHLASNCWFAQQKVDSDKGILKSTHHNGTKPKIQGKVFAMSGADTTTFDDLIRGKCIISDRVIDVLYDSRATHSFISLDCVKSLDLPVTTMPYDVVVSTPTDKPVTTSNACLGCSIIIHGRTFLVDLICLPFSCLDIVLGMDWLSTNRVLLNCKDKTLIFSTPSQENSRFITTEDSKPIKDVKAFMVLFSSIVEESLDVSSIPVVNIQLKVYSNDHTLKCYDEFLELKERLTLTFFIFQRKKLET; from the coding sequence ATGACACAAATTCTGGAAAATTTAGTGTGTGATAGAGGAAATGAACCAATAGAATATCGGGGTTTGTCCGCTTTCACAAAACATCACCCACCTAAGTTTGAGGGCAAATTCAACCCAGAAGGAGCTCAAAGATGGATAACTGAAATAGAAAAGATTTTCAATGCCATGGGCTGTCATGAAGAACACAAGGTTACATATGCGACATATATGTTGATCGGGGAGGCAGAGAATTGGTGGAGGGTTGTCAATCAAACCTTACCACATGAAGAGGGAATAGTTTCATGGGAAGATTTCAAAGCTAGTTTCTTAGAAAACTATTTTCCAAAGgatcttaaaaaacaaaaagttagGGAGTTTTTGGAGCTCAAACAAGGGAACATGAGCATTGGAGAATATGCTTCTAAGTTCCACGAACTTATGAAGTATTGGCCATACCATCAAAATAATGGAGAAGAACTTTGTGCGCATTTTGAGAATGGGCTAAGAGCAGATGTTCGTACAACAGTCAGTATCTTTCAAATTACTGATCTTTCAACTTTGGTAAGTAAATGTAGAATTTACGAGTCTAGCCTGAAAAGAAAAGATGTGGATATGAGAATAGGAGGACCAATGAGAACTGATAAGAAATATCAGGTTCATGTTAACAAAAGGCCATATCAAAGACCTAACACTTTTTATCTTGGTGGAACAACAAATCGTAATGGCAACAATAACGTTGATAATGACATAAAATGTTATCGTTGTGGAGGACCACATTTGAGGAAGGATTGCAATCAAATCTTTCCTTCTTGCAGCCATTGTGGAAAAGCTGGACATCTTGCTAGCAATTGTTGGTTTGCACAACAAAAAGTTGACAGTGACAAGGGAATTCTGAAATCTACACATCATAATGGCACTAAACCAAAAATTCAAGGGAAAGTTTTTGCCATGAGTGGAGCTGACACAACAACCTTTGATGATCTCATTCGAGGTAAGTGCATCATAAGTGATAGAGTTATTGATGTTCTTTATGACTCTAGAGCCACACATTCATTTATATCTTTGGATTGTGTAAAAAGTCTTGATTTGCCTGTCACAACTATGCCTTATGATGTTGTGGTGTCCACTCCTACTGATAAACCAGTTACTACCTCTAATGCATGCTTGGGATGTTCTATCATCATACATGGTAGAACTTTCTTAGTGGACTTGATTTGTTTACCATTCTCTTGTTTAGACATAGTATTAGGGATGGATTGGTTGTCAACCAATCGTGTCCTTCTGAACTGCAAAGATAAAACTTTGATCTTTAGTACACCGTCACAAGAAAACTCTAGATTTATAACTACAGAGGACTCTAAACCTATAAAAGATGTCAAAGCTTTTATGGTCCTATTTTCTTCTATTGTAGAAGAATCTCTTGATGTGAGTAGCATTCCTGTTGTTAACATTCAATTGAAAGTTTATTCAAATGATCATACTTTGAAATGTTATGATGAATTTTTGGAGTTAAAGGAAAGACTCACccttactttctttatttttcagaggAAGAAATTGGAGACCTAA
- the LOC114184576 gene encoding uncharacterized protein LOC114184576: MNLNESGEANLSIPIDLLIQESETPLLSLVKFVYGGLIENIMTPGFFDDGAILYPTIDSVEQVNDFILSLIPGEEQVYLSSDSPCQSDDDQEIQGIPNHRIKLKVGIPIMLLRNIDQANGLCNGTRLQVNDLGKNVISATITIGADYFIFWVHIQILVHITVHAD, from the exons atgaatttgaatgaaagtGGTGAAGCCAACCTTTCAATACCAATAGATCTTCTAATTCAGGAAAGTGAAACACCTTTACTTTCTTTAGTCAAATTTGTTTATGGTggtttaattgaaaatatcatgACTCCTGGATTCTTTGATGATGGTGCTATACTTTACCCTACAATTGATAGTGTTGAACAAgtaaatgacttcattttatctttgattCCTGGTGAAGAACAAGTTTATTTAAGTTCGGACAGTCCTTGCCAATCCGATGAtgatcaagaaattcaag GAATTCCAAATcataggattaaattgaaagttggcataccaattatgcttttaagaaacATTGATCAAGCAAATGGTCTGTGCAATGGTACAAGGTTGCAAGTTAATGATTTGGGAAAGAATGTTATCTCTGCTACG ATTACAATTGGTGCAgattactttattttttgggTCCATATACAAATTTTGGTGCACATTACAGTTCATGCAGATTAG